One region of Malania oleifera isolate guangnan ecotype guangnan chromosome 6, ASM2987363v1, whole genome shotgun sequence genomic DNA includes:
- the LOC131157942 gene encoding pentatricopeptide repeat-containing protein At3g57430, chloroplastic-like, producing MGRIPSLPNSFQFFCEAISTCIQTTSAGIQPDNFAFPAVLKAIADLQDLNAGKQVHAAALKLGCSASSLTVGNTLVNMYGKCGDLGDVCKVFKRITEKDQVSWNSLIASLCRFEEWELALEAFRLMQLENMEHSYFSLVSVALACSNIGKRDGLQLGKQVHGHCLRIGDDKTFTNNALMAMYPKLGKVDKSKAVFELFANHDKVSWNTMISLFSQNARFYEALLFPRLMLDERLRPDGVTISSFLPACSNLELLDIGKEIHAYALRNDELIENSFVGSALVGMYCNCRQVESGRRVFNNFIDRKLGLWNAMIAGCVQCEEFSDREGIHGYVVKLGFEKDVFVKNAIMDMHS from the coding sequence ATGGGTCGAATCCCTTCGCTCCCAAATTCGTTCCAATTTTTCTGCGAAGCCATTTCCACGTGCATTCAAACGACTTCCGCTGGCATTCAACCGGACAATTTTGCTTTTCCGGCCGTTCTGAAGGCCATCGCCGACCTTCAAGACTTGAACGCTGGCAAGCAGGTCCATGCCGCAGCCTTGAAACTCGGATGCAGTGCGTCCTCGCTGACCGTGGGTAATACCCTTGTTAACATGTATGGAAAATGTGGAGATTTGGGTGATGTCTGCAAGGTGTTTAAAAGAATTACTGAGAAGGATCAGGTGTCTTGGAACTCGTTGATTGCTTCGCTGTGCCGCTTTGAGGAGTGGGAACTTGCGTTGGAGGCGTTTCGGTTAATGCAATTGGAGAATATGGAGCATAGTTATTTTAGTTTGGTGAGTGTAGCACTCGCATGTTCCAACATAGGGAAGCGTGATGGCTTGCAGCTTGGGAAGCAAGTTCATGGGCATTGTTTAAGAATTGGAGACGACAAAACGTTTACAAACAATGCTTTAATGGCTATGTATCCCAAACTTGGGAAAGTTGACAAATCTAAAGCTGTATTTGAGCTTTTTGCGAACCATGATAAAGTTTCGTGGAACACCATGATAAGCTTATTTTCACAAAATGCTCGCTTTTATGAGGCACTGCTTTTCCCGCGCCTTATGCTTGATGAAAGATTGAGGCCTGATGGGGTCACCATTTCAAGTTTTCTCCCTGCCTGCTCTAATTTAGAGTTGTTAGATATTGGGAAGGAAATTCACGCCTACGCCTTGAGAAATGATGAATTGATTGAGAATTCTTTTGTGGGTAGTGCTTTAGTAGGCATGTATTGCAATTGCCGGCAAGTTGAAAGCGGCCGTCGAGTTTTCAACAATTTCATAGACCGGAAACTAGGCCTATGGAATGCTATGATTGCTGGTTGTGTGCAGTGTGAAGAATTCTCTGATAGAGAAGGTATTCATGGGTATGTTGTGAAATTAGGCTTTGAGAAGGATGTATTTGTTAAAAATGCAATCATGGATATGCACTCTTAA